The genomic DNA CATGTCCGTTCCGTAGACGGACAACCACAAGGGTTGTCCCTACAGCCTAAGGACAGACCCGAATCACGGACACGGCTCACGGATTTTCCGTGTTTCATCTGTGTGCATCTGTGGCTGAACGGTTACCATTAGTCAGTAATCCCTACTGTCTACTGACAACCGACGACGGTCAAATCTCCCCTGATCCCCATATCTGCTCCTTTGATGATAATCACCCCTTTAAGGCCGGGGATATGGGTGCTTAGATCGAGTCCTCTTGGAATATCAGCCGCCGTCTTAACTGAATTGCCTATGAAGGTGGCCGCCGCATCAGCTAAAGGCGTAGAAGAGGCCACCGCTACCACCGCATCGGCTCTGCCAAAACTTATCGAAGGGCCTACCGTTCCCGAGGAAGTGCATATCCCTAAAGGAGTTTCTTCCGGTTCTATTCGCAGTCCTACCCGATGAGAAATAATCGAGCGACCCGCATAGATCCCTACTGTCCTGGGCTTAAGGGTCTTGATAAATATGTCTCCCCCATTTTCGACTACCACTTCCGAGGAATAGTTCAAAAGCTCCAGGCCTACTCGTTCAGCTATCGCTCCGGCTACCGCCGCCATAGGACCAACGCCGGCACATTCAGACGCCCTGGCCATATCTTGAACTATCCAGGGAATAGAACTATCAACCCGATAAGGAGTGAAGGTATCTAAAAAGTCCGGATCAGACCGGATGTAGTCCTCCAGTTCCCGGCGATATTTTTGGACAGCCTGAGTAGCCTGGAGCGTAAGGTCTGTCTCAGCCAGGATAAAAAGATTGGTCTCTTTGATGACCACATGGAATCTTCGCAGATCGCTGTTAGTTATCTGATTTCTGTAATACATAGCGCCGTAGAGCCGCAACTAAGCCATTCCATTATTTCGGATTGCGGATTGCGAATTGCGAATTGCGAATTTATCCCAATCCGAAATCTGAAATCCGAAATGAAAAAATCCGCAATCCGCACTATATTCAGTCACGGCTGAGGCTGGAAGCTGGATCCAGCCTCGAGGATCAAGCCTCGAGGAGGCGACCCATTACTTCTTGATAAAGGAGCTGAAAGGGTATATTATGCTTTCTGGCCGTCTGTTTGATGTCCTCATATTCAGGGCTTATCTTTTGTTCATCACCCACAGCGGCTATCTTGACCCGAATGGGACCGTATTTGGTATTTATAGTCTTCACTTGGCGGGAAAGTTTTCGACGCCTCTGTTGACTAAAACGCAACCCCAGCGAGGTGGTTTCGGATAAGATGAGTGAACTAATTTGATCCTGGGAAGAAAGCTCGGCCAGGACAGTTAAGAGGAGGCCCGGACGATTTTTCTTCATCTGGATGGGAGTAAGATAAACATCTAAGGCCCCGGTT from bacterium includes the following:
- a CDS encoding UPF0280 family protein, producing MYYRNQITNSDLRRFHVVIKETNLFILAETDLTLQATQAVQKYRRELEDYIRSDPDFLDTFTPYRVDSSIPWIVQDMARASECAGVGPMAAVAGAIAERVGLELLNYSSEVVVENGGDIFIKTLKPRTVGIYAGRSIISHRVGLRIEPEETPLGICTSSGTVGPSISFGRADAVVAVASSTPLADAAATFIGNSVKTAADIPRGLDLSTHIPGLKGVIIIKGADMGIRGDLTVVGCQ